From the genome of Thermococcus sp.:
AGGTGGTTGATGAATCATTCTCCCTCGTCGTCGTTGACTCCATCACGGCCCACTACCGGGCGGAAGAGAACAGGGCTGGGCTTTTAACGGACCTCAGCAGACAACTTCAGGTTCTGCTCTGGATTGCAAGGAGGCAGAACATTCCGGTTCTAGTAATCAACCAAGTGCACTACGATACTCGGCTGGAGCGGACGAGACCCGTTGCCGAACAGACACTCGGTTACAGGTGTAAGGATATTCTACGCCTCGATAAACTTCAGAAGCCTGGTCTGAGGCTGGCCATCCTCGAGAGACACCGCTTCCGCCCGGAGGGTGTTATGGTGTATTTCAGAATCACGGAGAAGGGCATTGAGGATGTAGGGGAATAAAAACACAGAGAGTTAAACTCTAAATCCTCTCGTAAACTTCCTGCGTAATCCTGAGGACGGCCTTGTAGAGCTTCTCACTTATTATGCCTTCTTCGTAGTGTTCAGCTA
Proteins encoded in this window:
- the radB gene encoding DNA repair and recombination protein RadB, giving the protein MLSTGSKKLDELLGGGFAPGVLTQIYGPYATGKTTLAVQTGILSGKKVAYVDTEGGFSPERLRQMAEARNLNPEEVLSRFILFTPADFKEQRRVIGSLKKVVDESFSLVVVDSITAHYRAEENRAGLLTDLSRQLQVLLWIARRQNIPVLVINQVHYDTRLERTRPVAEQTLGYRCKDILRLDKLQKPGLRLAILERHRFRPEGVMVYFRITEKGIEDVGE